One genomic segment of Garra rufa chromosome 13, GarRuf1.0, whole genome shotgun sequence includes these proteins:
- the LOC141283562 gene encoding trace amine-associated receptor 1-like, with product MDGQINISQIAIWEKPFLCYEFSNRSCQKFVYPLETRILLYILCSVSSVVTVIGNLLVILTVIHFKQLHTPTNYLILSLAVADLLVGGVVMPPSMLRSIETCWYLGDLFCKIHSSLDVTLCTASILNLCIISLERYYAICHPFQYHSKMTSLTTLVMIIICWTVSAALGFGMIFMELNILGAEYFYYENIKCDGGCTLFQSKSGAIVFSLVCFYIPAFVMLCVYLKILHAAQRQVQAIQNVNSEMKKEGKATKTLAIIMGVFLTFWIPFFLCNIIDPFIGYSVPPLLFDLFYWIGYYNSTCNPIVYAFFYSWFRHAFRIILSRAIFETNSSKTVLM from the coding sequence ATGGACGGCCAAATCAACATCAGCCAAATAGCAATCTGGGAAAAGCCTTTTCTCTGTTATGAGTTCAGTAACAGGTCTTGTCAGAAATTTGTCTATCCTTTGGAAACCCGGATATTACTCTACATTCTTTGTAGTGTCTCTTCAGTTGTCACAGTTATAGGAAATCTGCTTGTGATCCTAACGGTCATTCATTTCAAGCAGCTTCACACACCGACTAACTACCTCATCCTGTCTCTGGCCGTGGCCGATCTGCTCGTAGGAGGAGTTGTGATGCCTCCCAGCATGCTGCGCTCCATCGAGACGTGCTGGTATCTGGGAGATTTGTTCTGTAAAATACACAGCAGTCTTGATGTCACATTGTGCACTGCCTCGATTTTAAACCTCTGCATCATTTCTTTGGAAAGATATTATGCCATATGTCACCCCTTTCAATATCACAGCAAAATGACGTCACTGACTACACTAGTTATGATTATTATCTGCTGGACTGTTTCAGCTGCTCTGGGGTTTGGCATGATCTTCATGGAGCTAAATATTCTTGGAGCtgaatatttttactatgagAACATTAAATGTGATGGTGGATGTACACTGTTTCAAAGTAAATCTGGAGCTATTGTATTCTCACTGGTCTGTTTTTATATTCCTGCCTTCGTCATGCTCTGTGTGTACCTGAAGATCTTACACGCAGCTCAACGGCAGGTTCAGGCCATCCAGAATGTGAATTCTGAAATGAAAAAAGAAGGAAAAGCCACTAAGACTTTAGCCATCATCATGGGGGTGTTTCTGACTTTCTGGATTCCCTTTTTCCTTTGTAATATTATCGATCCCTTCATTGGTTACTCTGTACCTCCACTGCTGTTTGACTTGTTCTATTGGATTGGATATTATAATTCCACCTGTAATCCCATAGTGTATGCCTTCTTTTACAGCTGGTTCAGACATGCATTCAGAATCATTTTGTCCAGAGCAATATTTGAGACAAATTCTTCAAAAACAGTCTTAATGTAA